A genomic window from Xyrauchen texanus isolate HMW12.3.18 chromosome 31, RBS_HiC_50CHRs, whole genome shotgun sequence includes:
- the LOC127625096 gene encoding PC4 and SFRS1-interacting protein-like isoform X1 — MKVKSDQITHEFTPGDLVFAKMKGYPFWPARIGEGKAPQNKIPIFFYGTHSTTFLFPKDIVLYWPNKEKYGRTTKRGGFDEGMWEIENDPGVGLRGQKKAAVMKRLAESHLQSKKAVNQREKNSLSVSRPVSKSDSVTTNKRETPVKVNRTPKTKSESVTANEDKAAGPISTRSRDSGGPTAPTRALRTNRAPPARKETSVNTVTSGKRTPHSRTLKLARRAAAAKTLSARRKHALHARIMSAAKKRTDSKNQKKPLRITRSTACLIETGADFTERHRVQPAGLKRRRSETMSDGKEDALISLPATLSSPPSSPTGSKRKRHGEEDTSVPDEPEKNETKKRKRDEQDDWRETHMKSDALSVVEKQERKDEQTPNDEERCKILAEKRQSVLKSLQGLVTSTRGKTQTSTTEQTTTAKTTPPEEVQKQPKRNFGARCENRDQMKPTEEERKDAEQNGEQETKNTDTTASRMTLPEEVQKQPERNRGARCENRDRMKPTEEERKDAEQNGEQETKNTDTTASRTTPPGEVQEQPERNRGARCENRDRMKPTEEERKDAEQNGEQETKNTDTTASKTTLPEEVQEQPERNRGARCENRDRMKPTEDERKDAEQNREQETKNTEQRINNSTEDNGRDRSLSVTDSLLYRLHGDIRISMTLDNPDVRKCLLALDELSKVPVSSRHIQNHSELIDTLRKMRWFRGSEAIMFKASMLYHRFKNIYLIGDADETLSQEYITTLQEERETEERQRAERQDDTQTDAGAVIGLTGVCKNTTDTEHLPHSAEHKS, encoded by the exons ATGAAGGTAAAGTCTGATCAGATCACGCATGAGTTTACACCGGGGGATTTAGTGTTTGCCAAGATGAAGGGATATCCATTCTGGCCTGCCAGA ATTGGTGAAGGAAAAGCCCCCCAAAATAAGATCCCAATCTTCTTTTATGGAACACACTCAAC AACGTTTCTGTTCCCCAAAGACATCGTCCTGTACTGGCCAAACAAAGAGAAGTATGGCCGCACTACCAAACGTGGCGGGTTTGATGAGGGTATGTGGGAGATCGAGAATGACCCGGGGGTTGGTCTCAGAGGTCAAAAG AAAGCAGCTGTAATGAAACGACTGGCGGAGAGTCACCTGCAATCCAAGAAAGCAGTAAATCAGAGGGAAAAGAACAGCCTGAGTGTTTCCCGTCCAGTGTCGAAGAGTGATTCAGTGACGACAAATAAAAGAGAAACTCCGGTGAAAGTCAACAGAACTCCCAAAACAAAGTCTGAATCTGTTACGGCGAACGAGGATAAAGCAGCCGGACCGATATCGACCCGTTCCAGAGATTCTGGAGGACCGACGGCCCCCACAAGAGCCCTTCGGACGAATCGCGCTCCGCCTGCGAGGAAAGAGACCTCAGTGAACACCGTCACATCAGGAAAGAGGACGCCACATTCTAGAACATTAAAATTAGCCAGACGAGCTGCTGCGGCGAAGACGCTCTCTGCTCGCAGGAAACACGCGCTGCATGCAAGGATTATGTCTGCAGCGAAGAAAAGGACGGATTCGAAAAATCAAAAAAAG CCCTTACGAATCACACGATcgactgcgtgtctgattgagaCTGGAGCTGACTTCACCGAGAGACACAGAGTCCAACCGGCCGGTCTGAAACGCAGACGCTCCGAAACCATGTCTGACGGAAAGGAAGACGCTCTAATTTCTCTTCCCGCGACCCTCAGCTCCCCTCCGTCGAGTCCAACAG GTTCAAAGAGGAAACGGCATGGAGAAGAGGACACTTCTGTTCCTGATGAACCAGAGAAGAACGAGAccaagaagagaaagagagacgaGCAGGATGATTGGAGAGAAACACACATGAAGAGTGATGCTCTGAGCGTCGTTGAGAAGCAGGAGAGAAAAGATGAGCAGACACCCAACGATGAAGAG cGCTGTAAGATCCTGGCAGAGAAGAGGCAGAGCGTTTTGAAGTCTCTGCAGGGTTTGGTCACGTCCACCAGAGGAAAAACGCAAACATCTACGACTGAACAAACCACCACGGCTAAAACGACGCCGCCTGAGGAGGTGCAGAAACAGCCCAAGAGGAATTTTGGAGCCCGATGTGAGAACCGTGACCAGATGAAACCAACAGAGGAGGAGAGAAAAGATGCAGAGCAGAACGGAGAACAGGAAACCAAGAACACCGA TACGACCGCGAGCAGGATGACACTGCCTGAGGAAGTGCAGAAACAGCCCGAGAGGAATCGTGGAGCCCGATGTGAGAACCGTGACCGGATGAAACCAACAGAGGAGGAGAGAAAAGATGCAGAGCAGAACGGAGAACAGGAAACCAAGAACACCGA TACGACCGCGAGCAGGACGACACCACCTGGGGAGGTGCAGGAACAGCCCGAGAGGAATCGTGGAGCCCGATGTGAAAACCGTGACCGGATGAAACCAACAGAGGAGGAGAGAAAAGATGCAGAGCAGAACGGAGAACAGGAAACCAAGAACACCGA TACGACCGCGAGCAAGACGACACTGCCTGAGGAGGTGCAGGAACAGCCCGAGAGGAATCGTGGAGCCCGATGTGAGAACCGTGACCGGATGAAACCAACAGAGGACGAGAGAAAAGATGCAGAGCAGAACAGAGAACAGGAAACCAAGAACACCGA ACAGCGGATCAATAACAGCACAGAGGACAACGGCAGAG atcGGTCTCTGTCCGTCACAGACTCGTTACTCTACCGTCTCCACGGCGACATCAGAATCTCAATGACGCTCGACAACCCG GATGTGAGGAAGTGTTTATTGGCTCTGGATGAGTTGAGTAAAGTCCCCGTCTCGTCTCGACACATTCAGAACCACAGCGAACTCATAGACACCCTCCGAAAG aTGCGCTGGTTTCGTGGCAGTGAAGCGATCATGTTCAAAGCTTCGATGTTGTATCACCGCTTTAAAAACATCTACCTCATCGGAGACGCAGATGAAACCCTGAGTCAAGAGTACATCACCACACTgcaggaggagagagagacggaagagagacagagagcagaGAGACAGGatgacacacagacagatgcTGGAGCAG TTATCGGTCTGACCGGCGTCTGCAAGAACACCACAGACACCGAACACCTGCCTCACAG TGCGGAGCACAAGAGCTGA
- the LOC127625096 gene encoding lens epithelium-derived growth factor-like isoform X5, with translation MKVKSDQITHEFTPGDLVFAKMKGYPFWPARIGEGKAPQNKIPIFFYGTHSTTFLFPKDIVLYWPNKEKYGRTTKRGGFDEGMWEIENDPGVGLRGQKKAAVMKRLAESHLQSKKAVNQREKNSLSVSRPVSKSDSVTTNKRETPVKVNRTPKTKSESVTANEDKAAGPISTRSRDSGGPTAPTRALRTNRAPPARKETSVNTVTSGKRTPHSRTLKLARRAAAAKTLSARRKHALHARIMSAAKKRTDSKNQKKPLRITRSTACLIETGADFTERHRVQPAGLKRRRSETMSDGKEDALISLPATLSSPPSSPTGSKRKRHGEEDTSVPDEPEKNETKKRKRDEQDDWRETHMKSDALSVVEKQERKDEQTPNDEERCKILAEKRQSVLKSLQGLVTSTRGKTQTSTTEQTTTAKTTPPEEVQKQPKRNFGARCENRDQMKPTEEERKDAEQNGEQETKNTDTTASRMTLPEEVQKQPERNRGARCENRDRMKPTEEERKDAEQNGEQETKNTDTTASRTTPPGEVQEQPERNRGARCENRDRMKPTEEERKDAEQNGEQETKNTEQRINNSTEDNGRDRSLSVTDSLLYRLHGDIRISMTLDNPDVRKCLLALDELSKVPVSSRHIQNHSELIDTLRKMRWFRGSEAIMFKASMLYHRFKNIYLIGDADETLSQEYITTLQEERETEERQRAERQDDTQTDAGAVIGLTGVCKNTTDTEHLPHSAEHKS, from the exons ATGAAGGTAAAGTCTGATCAGATCACGCATGAGTTTACACCGGGGGATTTAGTGTTTGCCAAGATGAAGGGATATCCATTCTGGCCTGCCAGA ATTGGTGAAGGAAAAGCCCCCCAAAATAAGATCCCAATCTTCTTTTATGGAACACACTCAAC AACGTTTCTGTTCCCCAAAGACATCGTCCTGTACTGGCCAAACAAAGAGAAGTATGGCCGCACTACCAAACGTGGCGGGTTTGATGAGGGTATGTGGGAGATCGAGAATGACCCGGGGGTTGGTCTCAGAGGTCAAAAG AAAGCAGCTGTAATGAAACGACTGGCGGAGAGTCACCTGCAATCCAAGAAAGCAGTAAATCAGAGGGAAAAGAACAGCCTGAGTGTTTCCCGTCCAGTGTCGAAGAGTGATTCAGTGACGACAAATAAAAGAGAAACTCCGGTGAAAGTCAACAGAACTCCCAAAACAAAGTCTGAATCTGTTACGGCGAACGAGGATAAAGCAGCCGGACCGATATCGACCCGTTCCAGAGATTCTGGAGGACCGACGGCCCCCACAAGAGCCCTTCGGACGAATCGCGCTCCGCCTGCGAGGAAAGAGACCTCAGTGAACACCGTCACATCAGGAAAGAGGACGCCACATTCTAGAACATTAAAATTAGCCAGACGAGCTGCTGCGGCGAAGACGCTCTCTGCTCGCAGGAAACACGCGCTGCATGCAAGGATTATGTCTGCAGCGAAGAAAAGGACGGATTCGAAAAATCAAAAAAAG CCCTTACGAATCACACGATcgactgcgtgtctgattgagaCTGGAGCTGACTTCACCGAGAGACACAGAGTCCAACCGGCCGGTCTGAAACGCAGACGCTCCGAAACCATGTCTGACGGAAAGGAAGACGCTCTAATTTCTCTTCCCGCGACCCTCAGCTCCCCTCCGTCGAGTCCAACAG GTTCAAAGAGGAAACGGCATGGAGAAGAGGACACTTCTGTTCCTGATGAACCAGAGAAGAACGAGAccaagaagagaaagagagacgaGCAGGATGATTGGAGAGAAACACACATGAAGAGTGATGCTCTGAGCGTCGTTGAGAAGCAGGAGAGAAAAGATGAGCAGACACCCAACGATGAAGAG cGCTGTAAGATCCTGGCAGAGAAGAGGCAGAGCGTTTTGAAGTCTCTGCAGGGTTTGGTCACGTCCACCAGAGGAAAAACGCAAACATCTACGACTGAACAAACCACCACGGCTAAAACGACGCCGCCTGAGGAGGTGCAGAAACAGCCCAAGAGGAATTTTGGAGCCCGATGTGAGAACCGTGACCAGATGAAACCAACAGAGGAGGAGAGAAAAGATGCAGAGCAGAACGGAGAACAGGAAACCAAGAACACCGA TACGACCGCGAGCAGGATGACACTGCCTGAGGAAGTGCAGAAACAGCCCGAGAGGAATCGTGGAGCCCGATGTGAGAACCGTGACCGGATGAAACCAACAGAGGAGGAGAGAAAAGATGCAGAGCAGAACGGAGAACAGGAAACCAAGAACACCGA TACGACCGCGAGCAGGACGACACCACCTGGGGAGGTGCAGGAACAGCCCGAGAGGAATCGTGGAGCCCGATGTGAAAACCGTGACCGGATGAAACCAACAGAGGAGGAGAGAAAAGATGCAGAGCAGAACGGAGAACAGGAAACCAAGAACACCGA ACAGCGGATCAATAACAGCACAGAGGACAACGGCAGAG atcGGTCTCTGTCCGTCACAGACTCGTTACTCTACCGTCTCCACGGCGACATCAGAATCTCAATGACGCTCGACAACCCG GATGTGAGGAAGTGTTTATTGGCTCTGGATGAGTTGAGTAAAGTCCCCGTCTCGTCTCGACACATTCAGAACCACAGCGAACTCATAGACACCCTCCGAAAG aTGCGCTGGTTTCGTGGCAGTGAAGCGATCATGTTCAAAGCTTCGATGTTGTATCACCGCTTTAAAAACATCTACCTCATCGGAGACGCAGATGAAACCCTGAGTCAAGAGTACATCACCACACTgcaggaggagagagagacggaagagagacagagagcagaGAGACAGGatgacacacagacagatgcTGGAGCAG TTATCGGTCTGACCGGCGTCTGCAAGAACACCACAGACACCGAACACCTGCCTCACAG TGCGGAGCACAAGAGCTGA
- the LOC127625096 gene encoding PC4 and SFRS1-interacting protein-like isoform X9, whose translation MKVKSDQITHEFTPGDLVFAKMKGYPFWPARIGEGKAPQNKIPIFFYGTHSTTFLFPKDIVLYWPNKEKYGRTTKRGGFDEGMWEIENDPGVGLRGQKKAAVMKRLAESHLQSKKAVNQREKNSLSVSRPVSKSDSVTTNKRETPVKVNRTPKTKSESVTANEDKAAGPISTRSRDSGGPTAPTRALRTNRAPPARKETSVNTVTSGKRTPHSRTLKLARRAAAAKTLSARRKHALHARIMSAAKKRTDSKNQKKPLRITRSTACLIETGADFTERHRVQPAGLKRRRSETMSDGKEDALISLPATLSSPPSSPTGSKRKRHGEEDTSVPDEPEKNETKKRKRDEQDDWRETHMKSDALSVVEKQERKDEQTPNDEERCKILAEKRQSVLKSLQGLVTSTRGKTQTSTTEQTTTAKTTPPEEVQKQPKRNFGARCENRDQMKPTEEERKDAEQNGEQETKNTEQRINNSTEDNGRDRSLSVTDSLLYRLHGDIRISMTLDNPDVRKCLLALDELSKVPVSSRHIQNHSELIDTLRKMRWFRGSEAIMFKASMLYHRFKNIYLIGDADETLSQEYITTLQEERETEERQRAERQDDTQTDAGAVIGLTGVCKNTTDTEHLPHSAEHKS comes from the exons ATGAAGGTAAAGTCTGATCAGATCACGCATGAGTTTACACCGGGGGATTTAGTGTTTGCCAAGATGAAGGGATATCCATTCTGGCCTGCCAGA ATTGGTGAAGGAAAAGCCCCCCAAAATAAGATCCCAATCTTCTTTTATGGAACACACTCAAC AACGTTTCTGTTCCCCAAAGACATCGTCCTGTACTGGCCAAACAAAGAGAAGTATGGCCGCACTACCAAACGTGGCGGGTTTGATGAGGGTATGTGGGAGATCGAGAATGACCCGGGGGTTGGTCTCAGAGGTCAAAAG AAAGCAGCTGTAATGAAACGACTGGCGGAGAGTCACCTGCAATCCAAGAAAGCAGTAAATCAGAGGGAAAAGAACAGCCTGAGTGTTTCCCGTCCAGTGTCGAAGAGTGATTCAGTGACGACAAATAAAAGAGAAACTCCGGTGAAAGTCAACAGAACTCCCAAAACAAAGTCTGAATCTGTTACGGCGAACGAGGATAAAGCAGCCGGACCGATATCGACCCGTTCCAGAGATTCTGGAGGACCGACGGCCCCCACAAGAGCCCTTCGGACGAATCGCGCTCCGCCTGCGAGGAAAGAGACCTCAGTGAACACCGTCACATCAGGAAAGAGGACGCCACATTCTAGAACATTAAAATTAGCCAGACGAGCTGCTGCGGCGAAGACGCTCTCTGCTCGCAGGAAACACGCGCTGCATGCAAGGATTATGTCTGCAGCGAAGAAAAGGACGGATTCGAAAAATCAAAAAAAG CCCTTACGAATCACACGATcgactgcgtgtctgattgagaCTGGAGCTGACTTCACCGAGAGACACAGAGTCCAACCGGCCGGTCTGAAACGCAGACGCTCCGAAACCATGTCTGACGGAAAGGAAGACGCTCTAATTTCTCTTCCCGCGACCCTCAGCTCCCCTCCGTCGAGTCCAACAG GTTCAAAGAGGAAACGGCATGGAGAAGAGGACACTTCTGTTCCTGATGAACCAGAGAAGAACGAGAccaagaagagaaagagagacgaGCAGGATGATTGGAGAGAAACACACATGAAGAGTGATGCTCTGAGCGTCGTTGAGAAGCAGGAGAGAAAAGATGAGCAGACACCCAACGATGAAGAG cGCTGTAAGATCCTGGCAGAGAAGAGGCAGAGCGTTTTGAAGTCTCTGCAGGGTTTGGTCACGTCCACCAGAGGAAAAACGCAAACATCTACGACTGAACAAACCACCACGGCTAAAACGACGCCGCCTGAGGAGGTGCAGAAACAGCCCAAGAGGAATTTTGGAGCCCGATGTGAGAACCGTGACCAGATGAAACCAACAGAGGAGGAGAGAAAAGATGCAGAGCAGAACGGAGAACAGGAAACCAAGAACACCGA ACAGCGGATCAATAACAGCACAGAGGACAACGGCAGAG atcGGTCTCTGTCCGTCACAGACTCGTTACTCTACCGTCTCCACGGCGACATCAGAATCTCAATGACGCTCGACAACCCG GATGTGAGGAAGTGTTTATTGGCTCTGGATGAGTTGAGTAAAGTCCCCGTCTCGTCTCGACACATTCAGAACCACAGCGAACTCATAGACACCCTCCGAAAG aTGCGCTGGTTTCGTGGCAGTGAAGCGATCATGTTCAAAGCTTCGATGTTGTATCACCGCTTTAAAAACATCTACCTCATCGGAGACGCAGATGAAACCCTGAGTCAAGAGTACATCACCACACTgcaggaggagagagagacggaagagagacagagagcagaGAGACAGGatgacacacagacagatgcTGGAGCAG TTATCGGTCTGACCGGCGTCTGCAAGAACACCACAGACACCGAACACCTGCCTCACAG TGCGGAGCACAAGAGCTGA
- the LOC127625096 gene encoding lens epithelium-derived growth factor-like isoform X6: MKVKSDQITHEFTPGDLVFAKMKGYPFWPARIGEGKAPQNKIPIFFYGTHSTTFLFPKDIVLYWPNKEKYGRTTKRGGFDEGMWEIENDPGVGLRGQKKAAVMKRLAESHLQSKKAVNQREKNSLSVSRPVSKSDSVTTNKRETPVKVNRTPKTKSESVTANEDKAAGPISTRSRDSGGPTAPTRALRTNRAPPARKETSVNTVTSGKRTPHSRTLKLARRAAAAKTLSARRKHALHARIMSAAKKRTDSKNQKKPLRITRSTACLIETGADFTERHRVQPAGLKRRRSETMSDGKEDALISLPATLSSPPSSPTGSKRKRHGEEDTSVPDEPEKNETKKRKRDEQDDWRETHMKSDALSVVEKQERKDEQTPNDEERCKILAEKRQSVLKSLQGLVTSTRGKTQTSTTEQTTTAKTTPPEEVQKQPKRNFGARCENRDQMKPTEEERKDAEQNGEQETKNTDTTASKTTLPEEVQEQPERNRGARCENRDRMKPTEDERKDAEQNREQETKNTEQRINNSTEDNGRDRSLSVTDSLLYRLHGDIRISMTLDNPDVRKCLLALDELSKVPVSSRHIQNHSELIDTLRKMRWFRGSEAIMFKASMLYHRFKNIYLIGDADETLSQEYITTLQEERETEERQRAERQDDTQTDAGAVIGLTGVCKNTTDTEHLPHSAEHKS; the protein is encoded by the exons ATGAAGGTAAAGTCTGATCAGATCACGCATGAGTTTACACCGGGGGATTTAGTGTTTGCCAAGATGAAGGGATATCCATTCTGGCCTGCCAGA ATTGGTGAAGGAAAAGCCCCCCAAAATAAGATCCCAATCTTCTTTTATGGAACACACTCAAC AACGTTTCTGTTCCCCAAAGACATCGTCCTGTACTGGCCAAACAAAGAGAAGTATGGCCGCACTACCAAACGTGGCGGGTTTGATGAGGGTATGTGGGAGATCGAGAATGACCCGGGGGTTGGTCTCAGAGGTCAAAAG AAAGCAGCTGTAATGAAACGACTGGCGGAGAGTCACCTGCAATCCAAGAAAGCAGTAAATCAGAGGGAAAAGAACAGCCTGAGTGTTTCCCGTCCAGTGTCGAAGAGTGATTCAGTGACGACAAATAAAAGAGAAACTCCGGTGAAAGTCAACAGAACTCCCAAAACAAAGTCTGAATCTGTTACGGCGAACGAGGATAAAGCAGCCGGACCGATATCGACCCGTTCCAGAGATTCTGGAGGACCGACGGCCCCCACAAGAGCCCTTCGGACGAATCGCGCTCCGCCTGCGAGGAAAGAGACCTCAGTGAACACCGTCACATCAGGAAAGAGGACGCCACATTCTAGAACATTAAAATTAGCCAGACGAGCTGCTGCGGCGAAGACGCTCTCTGCTCGCAGGAAACACGCGCTGCATGCAAGGATTATGTCTGCAGCGAAGAAAAGGACGGATTCGAAAAATCAAAAAAAG CCCTTACGAATCACACGATcgactgcgtgtctgattgagaCTGGAGCTGACTTCACCGAGAGACACAGAGTCCAACCGGCCGGTCTGAAACGCAGACGCTCCGAAACCATGTCTGACGGAAAGGAAGACGCTCTAATTTCTCTTCCCGCGACCCTCAGCTCCCCTCCGTCGAGTCCAACAG GTTCAAAGAGGAAACGGCATGGAGAAGAGGACACTTCTGTTCCTGATGAACCAGAGAAGAACGAGAccaagaagagaaagagagacgaGCAGGATGATTGGAGAGAAACACACATGAAGAGTGATGCTCTGAGCGTCGTTGAGAAGCAGGAGAGAAAAGATGAGCAGACACCCAACGATGAAGAG cGCTGTAAGATCCTGGCAGAGAAGAGGCAGAGCGTTTTGAAGTCTCTGCAGGGTTTGGTCACGTCCACCAGAGGAAAAACGCAAACATCTACGACTGAACAAACCACCACGGCTAAAACGACGCCGCCTGAGGAGGTGCAGAAACAGCCCAAGAGGAATTTTGGAGCCCGATGTGAGAACCGTGACCAGATGAAACCAACAGAGGAGGAGAGAAAAGATGCAGAGCAGAACGGAGAACAGGAAACCAAGAACACCGA TACGACCGCGAGCAAGACGACACTGCCTGAGGAGGTGCAGGAACAGCCCGAGAGGAATCGTGGAGCCCGATGTGAGAACCGTGACCGGATGAAACCAACAGAGGACGAGAGAAAAGATGCAGAGCAGAACAGAGAACAGGAAACCAAGAACACCGA ACAGCGGATCAATAACAGCACAGAGGACAACGGCAGAG atcGGTCTCTGTCCGTCACAGACTCGTTACTCTACCGTCTCCACGGCGACATCAGAATCTCAATGACGCTCGACAACCCG GATGTGAGGAAGTGTTTATTGGCTCTGGATGAGTTGAGTAAAGTCCCCGTCTCGTCTCGACACATTCAGAACCACAGCGAACTCATAGACACCCTCCGAAAG aTGCGCTGGTTTCGTGGCAGTGAAGCGATCATGTTCAAAGCTTCGATGTTGTATCACCGCTTTAAAAACATCTACCTCATCGGAGACGCAGATGAAACCCTGAGTCAAGAGTACATCACCACACTgcaggaggagagagagacggaagagagacagagagcagaGAGACAGGatgacacacagacagatgcTGGAGCAG TTATCGGTCTGACCGGCGTCTGCAAGAACACCACAGACACCGAACACCTGCCTCACAG TGCGGAGCACAAGAGCTGA
- the LOC127625096 gene encoding lens epithelium-derived growth factor-like isoform X7, with product MKVKSDQITHEFTPGDLVFAKMKGYPFWPARIGEGKAPQNKIPIFFYGTHSTTFLFPKDIVLYWPNKEKYGRTTKRGGFDEGMWEIENDPGVGLRGQKKAAVMKRLAESHLQSKKAVNQREKNSLSVSRPVSKSDSVTTNKRETPVKVNRTPKTKSESVTANEDKAAGPISTRSRDSGGPTAPTRALRTNRAPPARKETSVNTVTSGKRTPHSRTLKLARRAAAAKTLSARRKHALHARIMSAAKKRTDSKNQKKPLRITRSTACLIETGADFTERHRVQPAGLKRRRSETMSDGKEDALISLPATLSSPPSSPTGSKRKRHGEEDTSVPDEPEKNETKKRKRDEQDDWRETHMKSDALSVVEKQERKDEQTPNDEERCKILAEKRQSVLKSLQGLVTSTRGKTQTSTTEQTTTAKTTPPEEVQKQPKRNFGARCENRDQMKPTEEERKDAEQNGEQETKNTDTTASRTTPPGEVQEQPERNRGARCENRDRMKPTEDERKDAEQNREQETKNTEQRINNSTEDNGRDRSLSVTDSLLYRLHGDIRISMTLDNPDVRKCLLALDELSKVPVSSRHIQNHSELIDTLRKMRWFRGSEAIMFKASMLYHRFKNIYLIGDADETLSQEYITTLQEERETEERQRAERQDDTQTDAGAVIGLTGVCKNTTDTEHLPHSAEHKS from the exons ATGAAGGTAAAGTCTGATCAGATCACGCATGAGTTTACACCGGGGGATTTAGTGTTTGCCAAGATGAAGGGATATCCATTCTGGCCTGCCAGA ATTGGTGAAGGAAAAGCCCCCCAAAATAAGATCCCAATCTTCTTTTATGGAACACACTCAAC AACGTTTCTGTTCCCCAAAGACATCGTCCTGTACTGGCCAAACAAAGAGAAGTATGGCCGCACTACCAAACGTGGCGGGTTTGATGAGGGTATGTGGGAGATCGAGAATGACCCGGGGGTTGGTCTCAGAGGTCAAAAG AAAGCAGCTGTAATGAAACGACTGGCGGAGAGTCACCTGCAATCCAAGAAAGCAGTAAATCAGAGGGAAAAGAACAGCCTGAGTGTTTCCCGTCCAGTGTCGAAGAGTGATTCAGTGACGACAAATAAAAGAGAAACTCCGGTGAAAGTCAACAGAACTCCCAAAACAAAGTCTGAATCTGTTACGGCGAACGAGGATAAAGCAGCCGGACCGATATCGACCCGTTCCAGAGATTCTGGAGGACCGACGGCCCCCACAAGAGCCCTTCGGACGAATCGCGCTCCGCCTGCGAGGAAAGAGACCTCAGTGAACACCGTCACATCAGGAAAGAGGACGCCACATTCTAGAACATTAAAATTAGCCAGACGAGCTGCTGCGGCGAAGACGCTCTCTGCTCGCAGGAAACACGCGCTGCATGCAAGGATTATGTCTGCAGCGAAGAAAAGGACGGATTCGAAAAATCAAAAAAAG CCCTTACGAATCACACGATcgactgcgtgtctgattgagaCTGGAGCTGACTTCACCGAGAGACACAGAGTCCAACCGGCCGGTCTGAAACGCAGACGCTCCGAAACCATGTCTGACGGAAAGGAAGACGCTCTAATTTCTCTTCCCGCGACCCTCAGCTCCCCTCCGTCGAGTCCAACAG GTTCAAAGAGGAAACGGCATGGAGAAGAGGACACTTCTGTTCCTGATGAACCAGAGAAGAACGAGAccaagaagagaaagagagacgaGCAGGATGATTGGAGAGAAACACACATGAAGAGTGATGCTCTGAGCGTCGTTGAGAAGCAGGAGAGAAAAGATGAGCAGACACCCAACGATGAAGAG cGCTGTAAGATCCTGGCAGAGAAGAGGCAGAGCGTTTTGAAGTCTCTGCAGGGTTTGGTCACGTCCACCAGAGGAAAAACGCAAACATCTACGACTGAACAAACCACCACGGCTAAAACGACGCCGCCTGAGGAGGTGCAGAAACAGCCCAAGAGGAATTTTGGAGCCCGATGTGAGAACCGTGACCAGATGAAACCAACAGAGGAGGAGAGAAAAGATGCAGAGCAGAACGGAGAACAGGAAACCAAGAACACCGA TACGACCGCGAGCAGGACGACACCACCTGGGGAG GTGCAGGAACAGCCCGAGAGGAATCGTGGAGCCCGATGTGAGAACCGTGACCGGATGAAACCAACAGAGGACGAGAGAAAAGATGCAGAGCAGAACAGAGAACAGGAAACCAAGAACACCGA ACAGCGGATCAATAACAGCACAGAGGACAACGGCAGAG atcGGTCTCTGTCCGTCACAGACTCGTTACTCTACCGTCTCCACGGCGACATCAGAATCTCAATGACGCTCGACAACCCG GATGTGAGGAAGTGTTTATTGGCTCTGGATGAGTTGAGTAAAGTCCCCGTCTCGTCTCGACACATTCAGAACCACAGCGAACTCATAGACACCCTCCGAAAG aTGCGCTGGTTTCGTGGCAGTGAAGCGATCATGTTCAAAGCTTCGATGTTGTATCACCGCTTTAAAAACATCTACCTCATCGGAGACGCAGATGAAACCCTGAGTCAAGAGTACATCACCACACTgcaggaggagagagagacggaagagagacagagagcagaGAGACAGGatgacacacagacagatgcTGGAGCAG TTATCGGTCTGACCGGCGTCTGCAAGAACACCACAGACACCGAACACCTGCCTCACAG TGCGGAGCACAAGAGCTGA